The Vibrio tasmaniensis genome includes a region encoding these proteins:
- a CDS encoding putative quinol monooxygenase: protein MSKLTIIATIVSKEDKTEFVKAEMIKLIDKTRVEDGCINYDLHQDNSNPAHFVFHENWESEAHLEKHLASQHIAEYMAATEDCIETFVLNKMTHIA from the coding sequence ATGAGCAAACTGACTATTATTGCAACGATCGTCTCTAAAGAAGACAAAACTGAGTTTGTAAAAGCTGAGATGATTAAATTGATCGATAAAACCCGTGTTGAAGACGGCTGTATTAACTACGATCTGCACCAAGATAACAGCAACCCTGCTCACTTCGTTTTTCATGAGAACTGGGAGTCTGAAGCTCATCTAGAGAAACACTTAGCGAGCCAACACATCGCCGAGTACATGGCTGCGACTGAAGACTGTATCGAAACCTTTGTGCTTAATAAAATGACGCACATTGCCTAA
- a CDS encoding acyl-CoA desaturase: MNSADKQSTKKPPLIWLNIFVFSFSMLLAVVAAPVYGYFFGYGMEHWIWLAICFTFCNLSITTGYHRLWSHKAFEAHSSLRFLFALGGAFALQNSALHWSSDHRVHHKHVDNNDKDPYSAKRGFWYSHIGWMIRNYSTSMYENYENCRDLKKDKIVMWQHKHYVLLALIMNFGVPIALGVIYGDVIGMLLIVGAVRLVLNHHTTFFINSLAHIWGNQPFTDKNTARDNGVLAVLTFGEGYHNFHHIFENDYRNGIYWWQYDPTKWLIKSASLMGLASKLKKTPQARIEKAEASMLLKRTQQKIMHRADKQQIADKLQQEFDALVSNMNEYYEVKKQLLESKREDVVKKYEHSLLKVRYQQIKMNFEQQKKNWAMIVEQYA, from the coding sequence ATGAATAGTGCCGACAAACAATCTACAAAAAAGCCGCCATTAATCTGGCTCAACATTTTTGTGTTCTCTTTTAGTATGCTGCTTGCTGTTGTTGCAGCTCCCGTTTATGGCTACTTTTTTGGCTATGGCATGGAGCACTGGATATGGTTAGCGATCTGCTTTACGTTCTGTAACCTTTCTATCACGACGGGTTATCACCGCTTATGGTCACATAAAGCGTTTGAAGCGCATTCGAGCCTAAGATTCCTGTTTGCATTAGGTGGCGCATTTGCCCTGCAGAACAGCGCGTTACACTGGTCTTCTGATCACCGTGTGCACCACAAGCATGTCGATAACAACGACAAAGACCCATACTCAGCAAAACGTGGCTTTTGGTACTCGCACATTGGTTGGATGATTCGTAACTACAGTACCTCAATGTACGAAAACTATGAAAACTGTCGTGACCTGAAGAAAGATAAGATCGTAATGTGGCAGCACAAGCACTATGTTCTTCTGGCGTTGATCATGAACTTCGGTGTTCCTATTGCATTGGGCGTGATTTACGGTGACGTGATTGGCATGTTGTTAATCGTAGGTGCGGTTCGTTTGGTACTTAACCACCACACAACATTCTTCATTAACTCTCTTGCCCACATCTGGGGTAACCAACCTTTTACCGACAAAAATACGGCCCGTGATAACGGTGTGTTAGCAGTACTCACTTTTGGCGAAGGCTACCACAACTTCCACCACATCTTTGAGAACGATTACCGCAACGGCATCTACTGGTGGCAATACGATCCAACAAAATGGTTGATCAAGAGTGCTTCTTTGATGGGACTGGCAAGCAAGCTTAAGAAAACCCCTCAAGCTCGTATCGAAAAAGCAGAAGCATCAATGTTACTTAAACGCACGCAGCAAAAGATCATGCATCGTGCCGACAAGCAACAAATCGCAGACAAACTTCAACAAGAATTCGATGCTCTAGTATCAAACATGAACGAGTATTACGAAGTCAAAAAGCAGCTACTTGAAAGCAAACGCGAAGATGTTGTGAAGAAGTACGAACACTCTCTACTTAAAGTTCGTTACCAACAAATCAAAATGAATTTTGAGCAACAGAAAAAAAATTGGGCAATGATAGTGGAACAGTATGCTTAA